The Chrysemys picta bellii isolate R12L10 chromosome 12, ASM1138683v2, whole genome shotgun sequence genome has a segment encoding these proteins:
- the LOC135974528 gene encoding olfactory receptor 14A16-like, whose amino-acid sequence MSNRTTMTEFLLLGFSDVRELQIWHFVGFLVMYLAALVGNLLIFMAIAFDHHLHTPMYFFLMNLSILDLGSISVTVPKSMANSLMNTRSISYAGCVVQVFFLVFFVTADFSLLCVMAYDRYVAICQPLHYDTMMNSRACVQMAAGAWISGILNSVLHTGNTFALTFCGGNMVDQFFCEIPQLLKLTCSDSYLSEGWVLSFSVCSVLVCFVFMIVSYVQLFKSVLRIPSEQGRHKAFSTCLPHLTVVSLFVCTASFAYLKPTSSSPSALDLVAAVLYSVLPPIVNPVIYSMRNKEIKAALRRLTGYRNSPRINFLSFSN is encoded by the coding sequence atgtccaaccgaaccaccatgaccgagttccttctcctgggattctctgatgttcgggagctgcagatttggcACTTTGTGGGGTTTCTAGTGATGTACttggcagccctggtggggaatcttcttATCTTCATGGCCATCGCCTTcgaccaccaccttcacacccccatgtacttcttcctaatgaatctatccatcctagaccttggctccatctctgtcactgtccccaaatccatggccaactccctcatgaacaccaggtccatttcctatgctggatgtgttgTCCAAGTCTTTTTCCTAGTCTTCTTTGTGACAGCggatttttcccttctctgtgtcatggcgtatgaccgatatgttgccatctgccaaccactgcactatgacacaatgatgaacagcagagcttgtgtccaaatggcagctggtgcctggatcagtgGGATTCTCAACTCTGTACTACACACCGGGAACACATTTGCATtgaccttctgtggaggcaacatggtggatcagttcttctgtgaaatcccccagctactGAAGCTCACGTGCTCTGACTCCTATCTGAGTGAAGGTTGGGTTCTTTCATTTAGTGTGTGTTCAGTCTTAGTctgctttgtttttatgattGTGTCCTATGTTCAGCTCTTCAAATCAGTgctcagaatcccctctgagcagggacgacataaagccttctccacctgccttcctcacctcactgtggtctccttgtttgtttgcactgcCTCCTTTGCTtacctgaaacccacctccagctccccatctgctctGGATCTTGTGGCGGCTGTTCTTTATTCCGTATTGCCACCAATCGTTAATCCAGttatctacagcatgaggaacaaagaGATCAAAGCTGCTCTGAGGAGACTGACTGGGTATAGGAATTCAccaagaattaattttctgtctttctctaatTAA